The Actinosynnema mirum DSM 43827 genomic interval CGACGTGGCGCTGGACCACCACTGGGCGCACCTGGCGATGAACGCGCACTTCCTGATGGCCGGGTACGTCTTCTACTGGCCGGTGATCGGGGTCGACCCCGCGCCGAACAAGCTGCCGCCGCTGGGGAAGCTGGGGCTGCTGTTCGCCTCGCTCCCGTTCCACGCGTTCTTCGGCGTGGTGCTGATGAGCGCGCAGTACGTGATCGGCAGCGACTTCTACCGCAAGCTCTCGCTGCCGTGGGTGCCGTCGCTGCTGGAGGACCAGCGGCTCGGCGGCGGCATCGCGTGGGCGGCGGGGGAGCTCCCGCTGCTGGTGGTGATGGTCGCGCTGCTCGCGCAGTGGGCCCGCTCCGACAGCCGGGACGCCAAGCGCGCGGACCGGAAGGCGGACGCGGACGGCGGCGCGGACCTCGCGGCGTACAACGAGATGCTGCGCAGGATGGCGGGGAAGGGCGGGTCGGTGGCCGTGGCCGAGCCGAAGGCCGATACCGAGACCGGGAACGCCGGACCCGGCGCCGCGAAGCCGAAGCCGGGCACCGGGGGAGCGGGCGGACCTGGCGAGGGCTGACCCCCGCCCGGCCTGGGCTCAGCCCGCCATCGGCCGCTTGAACCCGCGCTCCGCCGCCCACCACCCGGCGGCGGCCAGCACGGCGGTCGCCACCAGCGCCGACAGCACGCCCTCGGCGGGCTGGGCCAGCGACAGCGACCGGGCCGCGTCCACCGCGTGGGTGAGCGGGTTGAGCGAGGCCACCGCCTGCAACCAGCCGGGCAGGTTGCCCACCGGCACGTACGCGCTGGACGCGAACATCAGCGGGAACATCGCCAGGAAGCCCACGGTCTGCATCAGCTCGGTGTTGCGCAGCCAGGCGCCCACGGCCAGGAACACCCAGCCCAGGCCCCACCCGACGGCCAGCGCCAGCAGCAGCGCGGCGCCGACGCCCACGACCCCGCCGGACGGGGAGAAGCCGAACAGCACCGCCGCGAACAGCACCATCAGCAGCAGCTGCCCGGTGGTGCGCACCAGGTCGGACAGGCTGCGCGCGACCAGCACCGACCCCGGCCGGATCGGCAGCGACCGGAACCGCGCCAGCACGCCGTTCTTCATGTCCGACACCAGCCCCACCCCGGCCTGGAGCGCGGACTGCATCGCGGTGTTGACCAGGATCGCGGGCAGCAGGTAGTCGATGTAGTCCACCCCGGCCGGGAAGCCGGGGGTCTGGGCGATGCTGCTGAAGATCTGGCTGAACAGCGCCAGCATCACCAGGGGTTGCAGGACGCTGAAGAGGATCATTCTGGGGTCGCTGACCAGGGCGCGCAGCGAGCGCTGGGTCAGCACGAGCACCTGGGTGCCGAAGCCGGTGCCGCGCCAGCGGCTGCGGGCGGTGGCGGTGGGGGGCGCGGCGAGGGTCGTCATGGCGGGCTCCTTGCGGGGTGGGGACGGGCTCAGGCCGCGTGCCGGGACAGGGTGAGGTAGACGTCGTCGAGGGTCGGCTCGCCCAGCGCCAGCTCGTCGGCCTCCAGGCCGACCTCGTCCAGCGCGCGGACCACGACCGCCAGCTCGCGCGAGGAGCCCACCGGCGAGGTGAGCGCGTGCTTGGCCGGGTCGGGCACCGGCTGCAGGCCCGCCCGCTCCAGCGCGACGCGCGCCCGCGCCGCCTCGTCCGCGCTGCCCAGGGTGACCGTGACGCTGCGCTGGCCGACCTGCGCCTTCAGCTCGGCGCTGGTGCCGGAGGCCACGACCCGGCCCGAGGCCAGCACGGTGATCGAGTCGGCCAGCCGGTCGGCCTCGTCGAGGTACTGGGTGGTCAGCAGCACCGAGGTGCCGTCGGTGACCAGGTTCTCCACGATGCCCCACAGGTCGAGCCTGCTGGCCGGGTCGAGTCCGGTGGTCGGCTCGTCCAGGAAGATCACGTCGGGGTGGCCGACGAGGCTGGCGGCCAGGTCGAGCCGCCTGCGCATCCCGCCCGAGTAGGTGCGGGCGGCCCGCTTGGCGGCGTCGGTCAGCCCGAACAGCTCCAGCAGCTCGCCCGCGCGGGCCTTGGCCTCGCGGGGGCTCGCGCCGAGCAGCCGGGCGATGAGGACGAGGTTGTCGGTGCCGGAGAGCTGCTCGTCCACGGCGGCGAACTGGCCGGTCAGGCCGATCAGGCCGCGCACCCGGTGCGCGTCGGAGACCACGTCGAGCCCGGCGACCCTGGCGGTGCCCGAGTCCGGGGGCAGCAGGGTGGTCAGGACGTTGACCAGGGTGGTCTTGCCCGCGCCGTTGTGGCCCAGCAGGCCGAGGACGCTGCCCCTCGGCACGGCGACGCTCACCCCGTCCAGGGCCTTCTGGTCGCCGAACGCCTTGACGACGTCCACCGCTTCGATCATGAGGTCGTGCATCGGGTCCCCCTCAGCGCACCGTGCAGGAAGAGATCGACGAGCTGCTCCGGTGAGGCGTCCGCCCCGGTGGTGGGCGCGCCGGGGCGGGCCCGGTTGGCCATGACCAGGCCGAGCAGGAGCTTCGCGGCGAGCGCGGGCTCGACGGCGAGGCGGTCGGCGTCCGGCTCGAACACGGCGGCGGCCCTGCTGTGCAGCCGCTCGAAGTGCTCGCCGGGGTTCTTGTGCTTGCCGCCGCTCTTGTCGTGCGGGTCGAACCCGCTCTCGCGCAGGACCCCGGCCAGCGACCACATCCGCTCCAGGTAGCTGGAGAGGGCGTTGATCGTCCAGATCGCGCGGTCC includes:
- a CDS encoding TetR/AcrR family transcriptional regulator, with amino-acid sequence MPEETTPKRRRAPAMSQEERRDAIVQATLPLLELHGANVTTSQIAQAAGIAEGTVFRAFKDKQELIHACVHEALSPEPVIDLLDRTASLPDLRDRAIWTINALSSYLERMWSLAGVLRESGFDPHDKSGGKHKNPGEHFERLHSRAAAVFEPDADRLAVEPALAAKLLLGLVMANRARPGAPTTGADASPEQLVDLFLHGALRGTRCTTS
- a CDS encoding daunorubicin resistance protein DrrA family ABC transporter ATP-binding protein, with protein sequence MHDLMIEAVDVVKAFGDQKALDGVSVAVPRGSVLGLLGHNGAGKTTLVNVLTTLLPPDSGTARVAGLDVVSDAHRVRGLIGLTGQFAAVDEQLSGTDNLVLIARLLGASPREAKARAGELLELFGLTDAAKRAARTYSGGMRRRLDLAASLVGHPDVIFLDEPTTGLDPASRLDLWGIVENLVTDGTSVLLTTQYLDEADRLADSITVLASGRVVASGTSAELKAQVGQRSVTVTLGSADEAARARVALERAGLQPVPDPAKHALTSPVGSSRELAVVVRALDEVGLEADELALGEPTLDDVYLTLSRHAA
- a CDS encoding ABC transporter permease — its product is MTTLAAPPTATARSRWRGTGFGTQVLVLTQRSLRALVSDPRMILFSVLQPLVMLALFSQIFSSIAQTPGFPAGVDYIDYLLPAILVNTAMQSALQAGVGLVSDMKNGVLARFRSLPIRPGSVLVARSLSDLVRTTGQLLLMVLFAAVLFGFSPSGGVVGVGAALLLALAVGWGLGWVFLAVGAWLRNTELMQTVGFLAMFPLMFASSAYVPVGNLPGWLQAVASLNPLTHAVDAARSLSLAQPAEGVLSALVATAVLAAAGWWAAERGFKRPMAG